One genomic segment of Sander lucioperca isolate FBNREF2018 chromosome 10, SLUC_FBN_1.2, whole genome shotgun sequence includes these proteins:
- the ube3d gene encoding E3 ubiquitin-protein ligase E3D: protein MADLEMPAKTHGVGVFLELRKRLQTGLLIVGKAVASSPADVVVTGGDSSLHVRTPRGELSLTLPAGVTLEPGSCVPTPAGESCGEELHFRLRISVTPSADEEASDSTVETLRTKETYCFHCQGCMTRLLEDRVFKRVLPLPNGNWNAIVDDWCCHPDPFANKKLLPRAEDCLLGDTFLLLARDGGCEQTLAEEVSSIGSEDSQDPKKTCRRLALVSCKSCSLVLGEAVAPESLKLYITQVVVEPAVGDRMPEASLNRSLYLEQTLAARLLGLSTSMSTFHFSVQTPDGKPFLLLWLLNSDSITASVPQTRVGGDSSLHSPSARVLKLLYTARSDTGIQHTDIVSSWEANAIGHPVVLPLEVCEELLQVIHDSNSALPASMRSMRSYEVAYLRL from the exons GAAAGCTGTGGCCAGTAGCCCGGCCGATGTGGTCGTGACAGGGGGAGATTCCTCTCTCCACGTCCGGACTCCCCGAGGCGAGCTGAGCCTGACTCTGCCGGCAGGAGTCACCTTGGAGCCGGGATCCTGTGTTCCGACACCTGCGGGGGAGTCCTGTGGAGAGGAGCTGCATTTCAGGCTGCGCATCAGTGTCACACCAAGCGCAGACGAAG AGGCCTCCGACAGCACGGTGGAGACGCTCCGGACTAAAGAGACGTATTGCTTCCACTGCCAGGGCTGCATGACCCGACTGCTGGAGGACAG AGTGTTTAAGCGAGTTCTCCCTCTCCCGAACGGCAACTGGAACGCCATCGTGGACGACTGGTGTTGCCACCCCGATCCGTTCGctaacaagaagctgctgcccCGAGCCGAGGATTGTTTGCTGGGCGACACCTTCCTCCTCCTAGCCAGAGACGGCGGCTGTGAGCAGACTCTCGCTGAGGAAGTGAGCTCCATTGGCTCAGAGGACAGCCAGGACCCAAAG AAAACGTGCCGCCGACTGGCACTCGTCTCCTGCAAGAGCTGTTCGTTAGTGCTGGGAGAGGCCGTCGCACCAG AGAGCCTGAAACTGTACATCACACAGGTGGTGGTGGAACCCGCTGTGGGAGACAGGATGCCAGAGGCTTCACTTAACAG ATCCCTCTATCTGGAGCAGACGTTAGCAGCCAGGCTGTTGGGGCTGTCCACCTCAATGAGTACCTTCCACTTCTCTGTCCAGACTCCTGATGGAAAGCCCTTCTTATTG CTCTGGCTGCTGAACAGCGACTCCATCACAGCGTCGGTCCCACAGACGCGTGTCGGGGGGGACAGCTCTCTTCACAGTCCATCAGCCAGAGTCCTGAAACTCCTCTACACCGCCCGCTCTGACACAGGCATCCAACACACAGA cattGTATCTAGTTGGGAGGCCAATGCCATCGGACATCCCGTGGTGCTGCCGCTGGAGGTGTGCGAGGAGCTGCTGCAAGTGATACATGACAGCAACTCTGCACTTCCTGCCTCTATGCGTAGCATGAGGTCCTATGAG